Proteins from one Mauremys mutica isolate MM-2020 ecotype Southern chromosome 14, ASM2049712v1, whole genome shotgun sequence genomic window:
- the CNGB1 gene encoding cyclic nucleotide-gated cation channel beta-1 isoform X1 — protein sequence MSKQTRDVELDRLVHDQPLYCRSSSPSFQGTVEQLPNVPSYRFSTASRIPVLISKKHKSGVVNPSFLNEEWSPSHPLEPSSSRYPTVNVKDVDAQSSSAGVQTHDPHLPPLSRNNSHTLMVPGAPVAPKRRKLRSQEDSIEDLIVPSPVASPVRISPGQSNLQRKNLPERVGSATSQNSLAINDRLQELVRLFKDRTEKVKEKLIDPDTTSDDETPVASPKKTCPEPPPPPEEKETEAEVEEHYCEMLCCKFRCRPWLSHMKKYRFPSSIDPLTNLMYVLWLFFVVLAWNWNCWLIPVRWAFPYQMPENLHWWLLVDYLCDLIYLLDITVFQVRLQFVQGGDIITDKKAMRQNYLKSRRFKMDVLCLLPLDFFYFKVGVNSLLRLPRCLKYMAFFEFNNRLEAILSKAYVYRVIRTTAYLLFSLHVNSCLYYWASSYQGLGSTIWVYDGKGNSYIRCYYWAVKTLITIGGLPDPQTLFEILFQLLNYFTGVFAFSVMIGQMRDVVGAATAGQTYYRSCMDSTIKYMNFYKIPRSVQNRVKTWYEYTWHSQGMLDESELMVQLPDKMRLDIAIDVNYDIVSKVALFQGCDRQMIFDMLKRLRSVVYLPNDYVCKKGEIGREMYIIQAGQVQVVGGPDGKTVLVTLKAGSVFGEISLLAVGGGNRRTANVVAHGFTNLFILEKKDLNEILVHYPESQKLLRKKARKMLKNNSKPKEEKGMPKDVLIIPPRPGTPKLFQAALAAAGKMGGKGKLAHIRWKLRELKAMQAMQESSSTPVLLKLPVRHDSSRASCKSGDHTDKEDIISKSSDNSVFIRMSPAPQSSEQILSVEVSEKEEKK from the exons AGCCATCGTCCAGTAGATATCCCACTGTAAACGTCAAGGATGTCGACGCCCAAAGCAGCTCTGCAGGGGTGCAGACACACGACCCCCATCTGCCCCCGCTTTCCCGGAATAATTCCCACACTCTCATGGTACCAGGCGCACCTGTGGCTCCGAAGAG GAGGAAGCTACGCTCCCAGGAGGACAGTATAGAGGATTTAATTGTGCCATCCCCAGTTGCGTCTCCAGTCAGAATCTCACCTGGCCAGTCCAACCTACAGAGAAAAAA CTTGCCAGAGCGAGTAGGTTCAGCAACAAGCCAGAACAGTTTGGCAATCAATGACCGGCTGCAGGAGCTGGTGAGGCTCTTTAAAGACAGGACTGAGAAAGTGAAAGAGAAACTGATTGACCCAGATACCACCTCTGATGATGAGACTCCCGTGGCAT CCCCCAAGAAAACCTGTCCAGAACCACCGCCGCCACCAGAAGAAAAAGAGACAGAAGCTGAAGTGGAGGAACATTACTGTGAGATGCTCTGCTGCAAATTCAGATGCCGCCCCTGGCTAAGCCATATGAAAAAGTACCGGTTCCCAAGCAGCATCGACCCGCTCACCA ATTTGATGTATGTGCTGTGGCTGTTCTTTGTTGTTCTGGCCTGGAATTGGAACTGCTGGCTGATTCCAGTACGCTGGGCCTTTCCGTACCAAATGCCTGAAAACCTCCATTGGTGGCTACTTGTAGACTATCTCTGCGACCTCATCTACTTGCTGGACATCACTGTCTTTCAGGTCCGCCTGCAGTTTGTCCAAGGAGGAGACATAATT ACTGATAAAAAGGCCATGCGACAGAACTACCTGAAATCCCGACGCTTCAAG ATGGACGTGTTGTGCCTTCTTCCCCTGGATTTCTTTTACTTCAAAGTTGGCGTCAATTCTCTCTTGCGGTTGCCTCGCTGTTTAAAG TACATGGCCTTCTTTGAGTTTAACAACCGGCTTGAAGCTATCCTGAGCAAGGCATATGTTTACAG AGTGATAAGGACCACAGCCTATTTACTCTTCAGCTTACATGTGAACTCATGCCTGTATTACTGGGCATCATCGTACCAGGGACTGGGTTCTACCATCTGGGTCTATGACGGGAAGGGAAACAG TTATATCCGCTGCTATTACTGGGCTGTCAAGACTCTAATTACTATTGGGGGACTGCCTGACCCTCAAACTCTGTTTGAGATACTCTTCCAGCTTCTGAACTACTTCACAGGGGTCTTTGCTTTCTCTGTCATGATCGGCCAG ATGAGAGATGTAGTTGGCGCTGCTACAGCAGGACAAACGTATTATCGGAGTTGCATGGACAGTACCATTAAATACATGAATTTCTACAAAATCCCCAGATCCGTTCAGAATCGGGTCAAAACATGGTATGAATACACTTGGCATTCACAAGGCATGTTAG ACGAATCGGAGCTGATGGTGCAGCTGCCAGACAAGATGAGGCTGGATATTGCTATTGATGTGAACTACGACATAGTCAGCAAGGTGGCGCTCTTTCAG GGCTGTGACCGGCAGATGATTTTCGACATGTTGAAGAGACTCCGATCTGTTGTTTACTTACCTAACGATTATGTGTGTAAGAAG GGGGAAATTGGTCGAGAGATGTACATTATACAAGCTGGACAGGTGCAGGTGGTTGGAGGACCTGATGGCAAAACTGTGCTTGTGACACTGAAAGCTGGATCTGTGTTTGGAGAAATAAG CTTGTTGGCAGTGGGAGGTGGAAATCGTCGCACAGCAAATGTTGTGGCTCATGGATTTACTAACCTTTTCATCTTGGAGAAGAAGGACTTGAATGAAATTTTGGTGCATTATCCAGAATCTCAGAAGCTGCTGCGTAAGAAGGCTAG GAAAATGCTGAAAAACAACAGTAAACCCAAAGAAGAAAAAGGCATGCCAAAAGATGTGCTTATCATTCCTCCGAGACCTGGGACACCTAAACTCTTTCAAGCTGCCCTGGCAGCTGCAGGAAAGATGGGAGGCAAAGGAAAACTTGCCCATATCAGATGGAAATTGAGAGAGCTGAAAGCAATGCAAGCTATGCAG GAATCCAGTTCCACTCCAGTTCTGCTGAAGTTACCAGTCCGCCATGATTCATCTAGAGCCTCCTGTAAATCAGGTGACCACACTGACAAGGAGGATATCATCTCAAAGTCTTCAGATAATTCAGTCTTTATTCGCATGAGTCCTGCCCCACAAAGCAGCGAACAGATTCTTTCTGTGGaagtttcagaaaaggaagaaaagaaatga
- the CNGB1 gene encoding cyclic nucleotide-gated cation channel beta-1 isoform X2 gives MFIGFPYSSIQWFSTKAVSWYDRACLPERVGSATSQNSLAINDRLQELVRLFKDRTEKVKEKLIDPDTTSDDETPVASPKKTCPEPPPPPEEKETEAEVEEHYCEMLCCKFRCRPWLSHMKKYRFPSSIDPLTNLMYVLWLFFVVLAWNWNCWLIPVRWAFPYQMPENLHWWLLVDYLCDLIYLLDITVFQVRLQFVQGGDIITDKKAMRQNYLKSRRFKMDVLCLLPLDFFYFKVGVNSLLRLPRCLKYMAFFEFNNRLEAILSKAYVYRVIRTTAYLLFSLHVNSCLYYWASSYQGLGSTIWVYDGKGNSYIRCYYWAVKTLITIGGLPDPQTLFEILFQLLNYFTGVFAFSVMIGQMRDVVGAATAGQTYYRSCMDSTIKYMNFYKIPRSVQNRVKTWYEYTWHSQGMLDESELMVQLPDKMRLDIAIDVNYDIVSKVALFQGCDRQMIFDMLKRLRSVVYLPNDYVCKKGEIGREMYIIQAGQVQVVGGPDGKTVLVTLKAGSVFGEISLLAVGGGNRRTANVVAHGFTNLFILEKKDLNEILVHYPESQKLLRKKARKMLKNNSKPKEEKGMPKDVLIIPPRPGTPKLFQAALAAAGKMGGKGKLAHIRWKLRELKAMQAMQESSSTPVLLKLPVRHDSSRASCKSGDHTDKEDIISKSSDNSVFIRMSPAPQSSEQILSVEVSEKEEKK, from the exons ATGTTCATAGGCTTCCCCTACAGCTccatccagtggttctcaaccaaagCCGTCTCCTGGTATGACAGAGCATG CTTGCCAGAGCGAGTAGGTTCAGCAACAAGCCAGAACAGTTTGGCAATCAATGACCGGCTGCAGGAGCTGGTGAGGCTCTTTAAAGACAGGACTGAGAAAGTGAAAGAGAAACTGATTGACCCAGATACCACCTCTGATGATGAGACTCCCGTGGCAT CCCCCAAGAAAACCTGTCCAGAACCACCGCCGCCACCAGAAGAAAAAGAGACAGAAGCTGAAGTGGAGGAACATTACTGTGAGATGCTCTGCTGCAAATTCAGATGCCGCCCCTGGCTAAGCCATATGAAAAAGTACCGGTTCCCAAGCAGCATCGACCCGCTCACCA ATTTGATGTATGTGCTGTGGCTGTTCTTTGTTGTTCTGGCCTGGAATTGGAACTGCTGGCTGATTCCAGTACGCTGGGCCTTTCCGTACCAAATGCCTGAAAACCTCCATTGGTGGCTACTTGTAGACTATCTCTGCGACCTCATCTACTTGCTGGACATCACTGTCTTTCAGGTCCGCCTGCAGTTTGTCCAAGGAGGAGACATAATT ACTGATAAAAAGGCCATGCGACAGAACTACCTGAAATCCCGACGCTTCAAG ATGGACGTGTTGTGCCTTCTTCCCCTGGATTTCTTTTACTTCAAAGTTGGCGTCAATTCTCTCTTGCGGTTGCCTCGCTGTTTAAAG TACATGGCCTTCTTTGAGTTTAACAACCGGCTTGAAGCTATCCTGAGCAAGGCATATGTTTACAG AGTGATAAGGACCACAGCCTATTTACTCTTCAGCTTACATGTGAACTCATGCCTGTATTACTGGGCATCATCGTACCAGGGACTGGGTTCTACCATCTGGGTCTATGACGGGAAGGGAAACAG TTATATCCGCTGCTATTACTGGGCTGTCAAGACTCTAATTACTATTGGGGGACTGCCTGACCCTCAAACTCTGTTTGAGATACTCTTCCAGCTTCTGAACTACTTCACAGGGGTCTTTGCTTTCTCTGTCATGATCGGCCAG ATGAGAGATGTAGTTGGCGCTGCTACAGCAGGACAAACGTATTATCGGAGTTGCATGGACAGTACCATTAAATACATGAATTTCTACAAAATCCCCAGATCCGTTCAGAATCGGGTCAAAACATGGTATGAATACACTTGGCATTCACAAGGCATGTTAG ACGAATCGGAGCTGATGGTGCAGCTGCCAGACAAGATGAGGCTGGATATTGCTATTGATGTGAACTACGACATAGTCAGCAAGGTGGCGCTCTTTCAG GGCTGTGACCGGCAGATGATTTTCGACATGTTGAAGAGACTCCGATCTGTTGTTTACTTACCTAACGATTATGTGTGTAAGAAG GGGGAAATTGGTCGAGAGATGTACATTATACAAGCTGGACAGGTGCAGGTGGTTGGAGGACCTGATGGCAAAACTGTGCTTGTGACACTGAAAGCTGGATCTGTGTTTGGAGAAATAAG CTTGTTGGCAGTGGGAGGTGGAAATCGTCGCACAGCAAATGTTGTGGCTCATGGATTTACTAACCTTTTCATCTTGGAGAAGAAGGACTTGAATGAAATTTTGGTGCATTATCCAGAATCTCAGAAGCTGCTGCGTAAGAAGGCTAG GAAAATGCTGAAAAACAACAGTAAACCCAAAGAAGAAAAAGGCATGCCAAAAGATGTGCTTATCATTCCTCCGAGACCTGGGACACCTAAACTCTTTCAAGCTGCCCTGGCAGCTGCAGGAAAGATGGGAGGCAAAGGAAAACTTGCCCATATCAGATGGAAATTGAGAGAGCTGAAAGCAATGCAAGCTATGCAG GAATCCAGTTCCACTCCAGTTCTGCTGAAGTTACCAGTCCGCCATGATTCATCTAGAGCCTCCTGTAAATCAGGTGACCACACTGACAAGGAGGATATCATCTCAAAGTCTTCAGATAATTCAGTCTTTATTCGCATGAGTCCTGCCCCACAAAGCAGCGAACAGATTCTTTCTGTGGaagtttcagaaaaggaagaaaagaaatga